From a region of the Zingiber officinale cultivar Zhangliang chromosome 4B, Zo_v1.1, whole genome shotgun sequence genome:
- the LOC121975118 gene encoding uncharacterized protein LOC121975118 has product MQVLGTRSGYIRGLGSGPKPVRSTSSDATSSIRSTNTALREKLESTQEELANTKVQLASTQDELASMKSRQDKFEQILNRLAPGALDSLIHDSSSVPPPPTHS; this is encoded by the exons ATGCAG GTCCTCGGTACTCGTTCGGGATACATTAGAGGACTTGGAAGTGGGCCAAAGCCAGTTAGGTCAACTTCTTCAGATGCCACCTCCTCAATCAGATCAACTAACACCGCATTACGTGAAAAGCTTGAATCCACTCAAGAAGAGTTAGCAAACACCAAAGTTCAATTAGCAAGCACCCAAGATGAGTTAGCATCAATGAAATCAAGACAAGATAAGTTTGAACAAATTCTTAACCGATTGGCACCTGGAGCATTAGATTCCTTGATCCATGATTCATCTTCGGTTCCACCTCCTCCTACTCATTCTTAG
- the LOC121978296 gene encoding uncharacterized protein LOC121978296 has protein sequence MSKVWWGFDKLYKVWNFHGEASTSSVNINIVNEEGLDCDFEEDDFQDMFTDLRNAENINTIGPQLDDINENMNAENIRGSYSSMFEEAQKELYHTCTNFSVFSFLVKLMHVKVLNGWSNKSLDMLLQLLQEAFPKPNAIPNSHYEAKKMLKELGLTYEKIHACKNDCILFWGEHENKDTCPVCKEPRYKYDGMNKKKNAQKILRYFPLKPRLKRLFITKHTAKDMRWHKEKRVETDGVLRHPADSESWKEFDTSHEIFASDPRNIRLGLATDGFNPFGNMSNAYSMWPVILVNYNLPPWKMMKPSYLIMSLLIPGPKSPGKEIDVYLRPLINELKELWDDGVEAYDASAEQVFRLHAAVMWTIHDFPAYGTISGWSTKGYKACPVCAVETKSQRLRSKICYTCHRRFLNVHHPWRRNKNFNGKVEQEGPPRRFSGYEILAQLDTLPRVTFSKHPTLSKNDNDLWMNQIG, from the exons ATGTCGAAGGTGtg GTGGGGATTTGACAAATTATACAAAGTCTGGAATTTTCATGGTGAGGCTTCTACATCATCTGTTAATATAAATATTGTTAATGAAGAGGGACTTGATTGTGATTTTGAAGAAGATGATTTTCAAGACATGTTCACTGATTTAAGAAATGCAGAAAATATCAATACCATTGGGCCTCAATTAGATGATATTAATGAAAACATGAATGCAGAAAATATTAGAGGAAGTTATAGCTCAATGTTTGAAGAAGCACAAAAAGAGTTATATCACACTTGTACTAATTTTTCTGTATTCagttttttggttaagttaatgcaTGTGAAGGTGTTAAATGGCTGGAGCAATAAATCTTTAGATATGTTACTCCAGTTATTGCAAGAGGCATTTCCCAAACCGAATGCGATTCCAAACTCTCATTATGAAGCAAAGAAAATGCTAAAAGAGTTAGGATTGACATATGAGAAGATACATGCATGTAAGaatgattgtatattattttggGGTGAGCATGAGAATAAGGATACATGTCCGGTGTGCAAGGAGCCTAGATACAAGTATGATGggatgaataagaaaaagaatgctCAGAAAATTCTTCGATATTTTCCTTTGAAGCCCAGACTTAAGCGGTTGTTTATTACGAAACATACAGCAAAAGATATGAGATGGCATAAAGAAAAACGGGTTGAAACAGATGGTGTATTAAGGCATCCAGCAGATAGTGAATCATGGAAAGAATTTGACACATCACATGAAATATTTGCTAGTGATCCACGAAATATTCGCTTAGGGTTGGCTACAGATGGTTTTAATCCATTTGGAAATATGTCAAATGCTTATAGTATGTGGCCTGTTATACTTGTGAATTATAATTTGCCACCATGGAAAATGATGAAGCCATCATATTTGATTATGTCTCTTTTAATTCCTGGGCCTAAATCACCTGGGAAAGAGATAGATGTATACTTACGACCTTTGATCAACGAACTGAAGGAGCTATGGGATGATGGGGTGGAAGCATATGATGCATCGGCTGAACAAGTATTTCGATTGCATGCTGCTGTGATGTGGACTATTCATGACTTTCCAGCATATGGAACAATATCCGGATGGAGCACAAAGGGTTATAAAGCATGTCCAGTATGTGCAGTTGAAACTAAATCTCAAAGATTACGGAGTAAAATATGTTATACATGCCACCGTCGATTCTTGAATGTACATCACCCATGGCGTAGAAATAAGAATTTCAATGGAAAGGTTGAACAAGAAGGACCACCACGAAGATTTAGTGGTTATGAGATTTTAGCACAATTAGATACATTACCTCGGGTGACATTTAGTAAGCATCCTACATTAAGTAAAAACGACAACGATCTTTGGATGAATCAAATTGGGTAA